The following is a genomic window from Hyphomicrobiales bacterium.
CGGAAGATATTGTCGGCTTCACGACTCTGAAGGCCGATGCGCCGGGTATTGTCACGCAGGTCGGCGCCGAACCGGGTGAGGTTGTCACGCCTGGCCGGATGATCGTGCAGCTTGCCAGGCGCGACGGGCGCGACGCGGTCTTCGAGGTGCCAGCCGACGTCGTGCGCTCCCTCACCCCCAACGCACCCGTCCGCGTGGGCCTTGCCAGCGATCCCAGCATCACCGCCTCCGGCCGCGTACGCGAGATCGCGCCACAGGCAGACCCGGTGACGAGAACCTTCAGGATCAGGGTGGGTCTCTCTGACCCGCCGACAGCCTTTCGGCTCGGCTCGACGGTTTCAGGCACGATAGCCGGCAGCGACGCATCGGTCATCGCCATCCCGGCGGCCGCCCTGAAGCAGCAGGGACAGGAATTCGGCGTCTGGATCGTCGATCCTCAGAAACTCACCGTCTCGATGCGCAAACTCGACGTCGTCAGCTCTGATCCAGCGACAGCCCTGATCGGGAACGGGCTCTCATTGGGCGACATCGTCGTCACGGCCGGCGTAAGCCTGCTGCGTGATGGCCAGCAGGTGCGGCTGACGGGAACGGAAACACGATGACCTTCAATCTTTCCGAATGGGCGCTCAAGAGCCGTTCCGTCGTCATCTATCTCATGATCATCGCCGTGGCCGCGGGCTTGTTTGCGTTCCAACGCCTTGGCCGTAACGAGGACCCGTCCTTCGTCATCAAGTCGATGGTGGTTTCCGCGGCCTGGCCGGGAGCGACGATCGAAGACACGCTGACCCAGGTCACCGAACGCCTCGAGCGTCAGCTCGAGGAGACGCCCGGTCTCGATACCGTGCGAAGCTTCACGACGCCGGGCGTCACGACGATCTTCGTCCAGCTGAAGCAGTCGGTCCCCGCGCGTGATGTGCAGGACACCTGGTATCGTGTCCGGAACCTCGTCGCGGATATGCGCCACACGCTGCCGTCTGGCACGGTCGGGCCCTTCTTCAACGACCGTTTCGGGGACACCTTTGGCATCATCTATGGCTTCACCGCTGACGGCTTCTCCCGCCGCGAACTGCGAGATTATGTCGAGGCGGCGCGTTCACG
Proteins encoded in this region:
- a CDS encoding RND family efflux transporter MFP subunit, whose protein sequence is MTARSKDHRLLAAALVVIFPGLAACQREEAKAPSPVRIVRTITVEKQPEFANTSFTGHVEAQDRADLSFRVGGRMAERTVGVGATVREGEVVARLDPENELNDLRSARAALTAAQGLLRKAENQFQRQSHLLERNVTTRADFELAEQGRTAARAQVDAAQARVTSAEDIVGFTTLKADAPGIVTQVGAEPGEVVTPGRMIVQLARRDGRDAVFEVPADVVRSLTPNAPVRVGLASDPSITASGRVREIAPQADPVTRTFRIRVGLSDPPTAFRLGSTVSGTIAGSDASVIAIPAAALKQQGQEFGVWIVDPQKLTVSMRKLDVVSSDPATALIGNGLSLGDIVVTAGVSLLRDGQQVRLTGTETR